A single window of Sphaerodactylus townsendi isolate TG3544 linkage group LG03, MPM_Stown_v2.3, whole genome shotgun sequence DNA harbors:
- the LOC125428016 gene encoding LOW QUALITY PROTEIN: tensin-2-like (The sequence of the model RefSeq protein was modified relative to this genomic sequence to represent the inferred CDS: inserted 2 bases in 1 codon), with the protein SSSCTAIALLKEKEPGTFLIRDSNSFQGAYGLALKVATPPPNSINHSTKGDPAEQLVRHFLIETGPKGVKIKGCNNEPHFGSLPALVSQHSITPISLPCRLRIPNKDLVMENPELAVPTNMSTAADLLKQGAACSVLYLSSVETESLTGPQAVAKAATSTLSATPRASACVVHFKVSAXITLTDNQRKLFFRRHYPISSVTFCSTDPQDRRWANPDGTTSKIFGFVAKKQGSPCENICHLFAELDPEQPASAIVNFITKVMLGTHRR; encoded by the exons TCTTCATCCTGCACAGCCATAGCCCTCCTCAAGGAGAAGGAACCTGGCACCTTCCTTATCCGGGACAGCAACTCCTTCCAGGGGGCCTATGGGCTGGCTCTGAAAGTGGCAACACCTCCACCTAACAGCATCAACCACTCTACCAAAG GAGACCCTGCTGAGCAGCTGGTGCGTCACTTCCTGATCGAGACGGGGCCCAAGGGGGTGAAGATCAAAGGCTGCAACAACGAACCCCATTTTG GCAGCTTGCCAGCCCTGGTGTCCCAGCATTCCATCACGCCCATCTCGTTGCCGTGCCGCCTCCGCATCCCAAACAAAG ATCTTGTTATGGAGAACCCCGAGCTGGCTGTTCCGACCAACATGAGCACAGCTGCAGACCTGCTGAAGCAGGGAGCAG cCTGCAGTGTGCTGTATCTGAGTTCTGTGGAAACAGAGTCCCTGACTGGTCCACAGGCCGTGGCTAAGGCAGCCACCAGCACCCTGAGCGCCACTCCCCGTGCTTCAGCCTGCGTTGTGCACTTCAAGGTGTCTGC CATCACACTCACAGACAACCAGAGGAA GTTGTTTTTCCGGCGTCATTATCCCATCAGCAGTGTCACCTTCTGCAGCACAGATCCTCAAGACCGCAG GTGGGCAAACCCGGATGGCACCACATCCAA GATCTTCGGCTTCGTGGCAAAGAAGCAGGGCAGCCCGTGTGAGAACATCTGCCACCTCTTTGCTGAGCTAGATCCTGAGCAGCCGGCTTCAGCCATTGTCAACTTCATCACCAAGGTCATGCTGGGGACGCACCGGCGATGA
- the LOC125430062 gene encoding SPRY domain-containing protein 3-like: MGCGIMFPRDYILDSEGDSDDSCDTVAIRAKPRGVRNVLYLNQEAEEEEDEEEDGEDMEQEHEGKKVVVFFTRNGKIIGKKDAVVPCGGFFPTIGMLSSGEKVKVDLHPLSG; the protein is encoded by the exons ATGGGCTGTGGAATCATGTTTCCCCGTGATTATATCCTTGACAGCGAAG GTGACAGCGATGACAGCTGTGATACAGTGGCTATCAGGGCCAAGCCCCGGGGTGTGAGGAATGTCCTGTACTTGAACCaggaagcagaggaagaggaggatgaagaggaagacGGTGAAGACATGGAACAAGAGCATGAAGGCAAGAAGGTGGTG GTGTTCTTCACACGCAACGGAAAGATTATAGGCAAGAAGGATGCCGTGGTGCCATGTGGGGGCTTCTTTCCCACCATCGGGATGCTGAGCAGTGGGGAGAAAGTCAAGGTGGATTTGCACCCGCTCAGCGGCTGA